The genomic window CGTCGAGATCGGGTTCCATACGCGACGTACGCGAACGGTAGCCAAAAAAGTTCGACTCGCTGCCATTCGTGGCGGTGAGAGCGCCTCGCGCTCGGGCCGGCGGGTCGGCGGGTCGAGTCGTCCGCCACACTTCCGCGAACCCAACGTTCACCTCCCGGCGCGGCCTCGTACCTGTATGGCAGAAACCAGACAGTGGCGACTCGCCAGTCGCCCCGTCGGCGAACCGACGTCGGAGAACTTCGAACTCGTCACCGTCGACCGCCCCGAGCCGGACAACGGCGAGGTACTCGTGAAGACGCTCTACCAGTCCGTCGACCCGTACATGCGCGGTCGCATGCGAGACGCGGAGTCGTACGCCGAGCCGTGGGACGTCGGCGACCCGATGAAGGCCAGCGTCGTCGGCGAGGTCCTCGAGTCCAACGCCGGTCAGTTCTCGGCGGGCGATATCGTCACCGGCGACCTCCTGTGGGCGGAACACGCCGTCGCGGACGCGAACGAGCTCCAGCCGGTGAACCCCGACCACGGACCGATCTCGACGGCGCTGGGCGTGCTCGGGATGCCCGGCGTGACGGCCTACTGGGGCCTGAACGACGTGGGCGATCCGAAGCCCGGTGACACCGTCGTCGTCTCCGCCGCGGCGGGCGCCGTCGGCTCCGTCGTCGGCCAACTGGCCCGCCTCTCGGGCGCTCGAGTGGTCGGCACCGCCGGCAGCGAGGCGAAGATCGACTGGCTCACCGACGAGCTCGGCTTCGACGCCGCGATCAACTACAAGGAGACCGACGACCTCTCGGCCGCGGTCGACGACGCCTGTCCCGACGGCGTCGACGTCTACTTCGACAACGTCGGCGGCCCCATCACGGACGCCGTCTGGCCCCGCCTGAACGTCGACGCCCGCGTCGCGGTCTGCGGCCAGATCGCGCTCTACAACGAGACCGAGGTGCCGACGG from Haloterrigena sp. KLK7 includes these protein-coding regions:
- a CDS encoding NADP-dependent oxidoreductase, which produces MAETRQWRLASRPVGEPTSENFELVTVDRPEPDNGEVLVKTLYQSVDPYMRGRMRDAESYAEPWDVGDPMKASVVGEVLESNAGQFSAGDIVTGDLLWAEHAVADANELQPVNPDHGPISTALGVLGMPGVTAYWGLNDVGDPKPGDTVVVSAAAGAVGSVVGQLARLSGARVVGTAGSEAKIDWLTDELGFDAAINYKETDDLSAAVDDACPDGVDVYFDNVGGPITDAVWPRLNVDARVAVCGQIALYNETEVPTGPRKLAKLIETRATVEGLLVSDYQPRWGEALERLSTFVQNGDVQYRENVVEGFENAPDAFLGLFEGENIGKQLVKVADRES